The following coding sequences are from one Candidatus Zixiibacteriota bacterium window:
- a CDS encoding ABC transporter permease yields MRPTSFKLYLKQFLHDLRAQRLRTFLTLLGLAWGTVTVICLLAFGYGLQRRQVEAMKGLGDDIVIMWASNTSKPYAGYPKGRWFGFVPADIEMMRNNIPELGTVSGEFIRWNMSIKNGRKSKLVQCSGVEPDYAQLRNVIPEPGGRFINRVDLDEKRRVMFIGNALRDEIFGENVDAVGQVVMVDGVPYTIIGVMQKKRQDSSYSGRDQDKAIIPATTLQTTYGDRYLDNIVFKAASLEVHPQCIDRVYDVFAKRYKFDPTDKEALSLWDTVEDNDFLIFFVALRMFVGFVGFMTLLVGGIGLANIMYVVVEERTKEIGIKMALGAKKGFVLMGFIFETFILTAIGGAIGYGIAQIIIAVAPKMGIEEYVGIPSLSLQDKLAVIGILGFIALLASFFPARRAANMNPVQALKL; encoded by the coding sequence ATGCGCCCGACTTCCTTTAAGCTTTATCTCAAACAGTTCTTGCACGATCTGCGCGCGCAGAGGCTGCGGACATTCCTGACGTTGCTGGGCCTGGCGTGGGGCACGGTCACGGTGATCTGTCTGCTGGCGTTCGGCTACGGGTTGCAGCGCCGGCAGGTGGAGGCAATGAAAGGGCTGGGCGACGACATCGTGATCATGTGGGCGAGCAACACCAGCAAGCCGTACGCGGGTTATCCCAAGGGGCGGTGGTTCGGTTTTGTACCGGCCGACATCGAGATGATGCGCAACAATATTCCCGAGCTGGGCACGGTCTCGGGCGAGTTCATTCGCTGGAACATGTCGATCAAGAACGGGCGCAAGTCGAAGCTGGTGCAGTGCTCGGGGGTGGAGCCGGACTACGCGCAATTGCGCAATGTCATACCGGAGCCGGGCGGGCGGTTTATCAACCGGGTCGATCTGGACGAGAAGCGGCGAGTGATGTTCATCGGCAACGCCCTGCGCGATGAGATTTTCGGGGAAAACGTCGATGCGGTCGGACAGGTGGTGATGGTGGACGGCGTACCGTACACGATCATCGGCGTGATGCAGAAGAAGCGGCAGGACTCGTCATATTCGGGGCGCGACCAGGACAAGGCGATCATCCCGGCGACGACGCTGCAGACGACGTACGGCGACCGCTACCTGGACAACATCGTGTTCAAGGCGGCGAGCCTGGAGGTACATCCGCAGTGCATTGACCGCGTCTATGACGTGTTTGCCAAGCGCTACAAGTTCGATCCGACCGATAAGGAGGCGTTGTCGCTGTGGGATACGGTGGAGGACAATGATTTTCTGATCTTCTTCGTGGCGCTGCGGATGTTTGTCGGTTTTGTCGGCTTCATGACGCTGCTGGTAGGCGGCATCGGGCTGGCCAACATCATGTACGTGGTGGTGGAAGAACGGACGAAGGAAATTGGGATCAAGATGGCGCTCGGCGCGAAGAAGGGTTTCGTGCTGATGGGCTTCATCTTCGAGACGTTCATTCTGACCGCCATCGGCGGGGCGATCGGTTACGGGATCGCGCAGATCATCATCGCGGTCGCGCCGAAGATGGGAATCGAAGAGTACGTGGGGATTCCGTCGTTGTCGCTGCAGGACAAGTTGGCGGTGATCGGGATCCTGGGATTTATCGCGCTGCTGGCGAGTTTCTTCCCGGCGCGGCGCGCGGCCAATATGAACCCAGTGCAGGCGTTGAAGCTGTAA